The following DNA comes from Megachile rotundata isolate GNS110a chromosome 9, iyMegRotu1, whole genome shotgun sequence.
ACTTGAATTTACATCATGCATTGTTATACGTATAACCTTGTTTTCGATTTTTGATAACAATGTAAGCAAGATGATTGTTTATCACGTAGATCACGTATTTGTGAAACATCATTTGTATAGAGCATAATAAATATGTGTCATATTCTGTGCATACATAAGAAGTTATTAATGTTTATCTGTAAAACTGATTTTATCTGAAAATATATAACGTTGATCAAAGACATTATAAACGTTTCCTTTGTTACATATGTCACCAATTTCAAATAGTACGTGGGAGtatacttagaaatttttatatttataaaaactaaGTAAAATTATACATCTTCAATATGTGGAAACCATTTGAAGCTGGTAGTTCACCAGTTGACTGGTGTGAACGAAATTATAGTATTTCTTCTAGTATTGCAGAATTTATGAATACGGTTTGTATTTTGCAGCAGTAAAATACTAATTGTCTTTAACGTTaatgcaataattaaatttgttattttatttgtagCTAAGTAACGTGGTATTTTTATTACTTCCTCCTGTTCTTATGCATCTCTTCAGAGATTATGCAAGATTTGTAAACCCTGGAATTCATATAATTTGGTTTTTACTGATGATAGTAGGTCTTAGCAGTGCATATTTTCACGCTACCTTATCTCTTATTGGTAAGTAGTTAAAAGattatatattcataatttataagtaaacatcaatattatttattgtctTATGACAGGACAATTGTTAGATGAATTAGCAATTTTATGGGTATACATGGCTGGCTTTTGCATGTTCTTTCCAAGAAGGTATTTCCCAAATATTTTACACAATGACAGGAAACTGTTTGCTATATGTGCAACTTTACCAACTTTAATTGCAACTGGTTTATCACTTATACACCCTGCAATAAATGCATTTGCATTAATGACTCTTGGTATTCCTGCATTTGGATTTATGGTCATTGAATTAAAAAGGTAAAATTCCTACTATCTTTATAATGCTGCATATTTCAGCATCTAATTTTGCTATTATGCATGTTTTTTCTTAAGGACAAAATCAATGAGAGTGTATAGACTTGGTTTACGATGTGGTGCTGTATGGTTACTAGCAGTTGTTTGCTGGCTAAATGATCGTTTATTTTGTGATACTTGGTTAAATTTGAACTTCCCTTATTTACATGCACTTtggcatttatttattttcattgcaaGTTACACAGCAACTGTACTTTTTGCATATTTTTCtgtaaaagaagaaaaaccACAACAATCACCTGTACTAAAATATTGGCCAAAGGATGATTTTGAACTTGGTATACCATATGTAACCATTAAAAGTTACATTAAGCTTGatgtaaatacaaatatataaataacaacTTGAATATTATAAAGACTGCTTTAAATTGACTAAATATtgattaatgattttaaataCTTACTTAAATTGTAGTAAGTAATGAAGTACATTATTTACTTTGCTGACTTACAGATTAACTTTGTATAAgtgtttttataaaaagaaacataCTTTACAATCTCTACTTAAAAGATAGTCTcgactttttaaatttgtgataatattctagttatattacttttttataaGTAGATGTGATGGATGCATTAAAATAATACCTTATAAATGTAATATCAATATAAGTATATGAACATTTATTCtcttaataaatatgaattaatGTTATAATGTATTTGTGTActgaaaacaaaaattgaatacaatgttaattggaaatattgtgattgtaatctTATGTCATCCAAAGTAACAAACTTAACTTTGTAAAACTAGTTATTATATGTTActatatgttattatatgttAAACTGATAAATCCTTTTATTTCAAAGAACATTTTTATTACGCTTTTTCTAAAGTTTATACAACAGATTCcaataaatttagtattttatatatatgCTTTGTAtctatgtatatttaaataaaaaaatcaatattttatttacaataattatagacataatgtaaataataaaaatttgaaatacataaCATTTTTAAGAATAAAGTAATATCATCTGTTATTTTACACTGAGATTCTACATATTAACTTTCTTTTTCTCCTTTGTAAACAACAATATTCTTGtcagtttcataaatttttacttcATATAAAAGCTCTGGACATGGCATAACTTTTTTcaattcattataaatatatatagctACATTTTCAGTTGTTGaaacaacatttttaaaataaggtACATCTTTATCTAAGTTCTTATGATCCAATTGATCCATTAACACTTTcttcatatataattttaaatgtgaCAAGTTCATCACCATACCTGTTACAGGATCTACAGGTCCACATACTGTAACTTcaactgaaataaaaaatatgcaatgagaatttcttcatttttacaaaataactaTAATTACCTGTGTAATTGTGACCATGTCCCCAATAATTGTTACATTTTCCATAtgtgtttttattttcttcatcaCTTAGattattactaaaaataaaaattatttattcaacaaaaggatttcaaataaattatacgaGTCATACAATTTATATATACGGATTTACAATACTTGTGCAACCGATGACAGCTAGATATTACTTCTTTCCTCGTTAAATAAGCAATCGGGCGGGCCATAGTTTACTGATTGAAAATATGAGATTGCAATAAGATATACGATTACAAATAAGCTAAAGACTGCTCAAGGATACTGATAATCATGGAAACTTTTTAATTGCATAGCACTTTTTATAAAAAGTCTAATTATTCaatcaatatttctaaaaaattttaaatttatttattcatttacttTACACGTAGGTAAtcgaaatttgaataaaagaaTGTATAAAGTGCATACGAGACAAAAGCAGATAACAAATATGATTAGGTAGAGATATCGTAGAACCAATGAAATTTCAGCAATTGAATATCAGACTTAAAGAATCTTTCTGTGACAGGACCTTATGGTGTTAAGGTTGTGCTGTCGATGCGCTCGGTGGGTGGCATAAGTGAACCTATGTTAAAAAAGGactaatataatttgtaaactttaattctttttaaaataaaattgatcattcATTGTTTTAATGAGAACACGAATTTATTTCTACGTTACTACTTTTACTTCTAAAAATGTCATGCCGGTAACGCCCTGGAACTCGTAACAATTAGTCATTGTGCGGAATGTGTAATGTGTAACACAGTttagtaaagaaaataaagaattggTTCAAATAGTAACATCTTACAAAAATGGATAGTAAAGGCAGAAAAATCATTGTTTGTGATAATGGAACAGGGGTAAGGTTAtgaatttatttctattttttaattttttatgtacttcttaatttttctattaatatcACTATAGATGATATTTTTGACACAATTaatggaaaatatattttatataaactcTGCTTGTTATACCATGCCATTATTTTGTTTTTAGTTTGTGAAATGTGGATACGCAGGAGCAAATTTTCCAGCACATATATTTCCATCTATAGTTGGACGTCCTATTATTAGAGCTGTTAATAAAATAGGCGACATCGATGTAAAGGTACTTCTCTTAATCTTTGTACTTGAATTAAAATATGCATCATCATGTTCATTCATTTTCaaaagaataattattaatataatttgtggATAAATTATATTGTCTCGTATACAAGATTTAATCTTTCATattctgtaaattaaaatttttgaatacattttgaaattaaagatgTTTTCCTATTTTAAtcgtatgtaaatatttatagctagtaatttaaaaacgtttattaataaatttacttaattttcaGCAAGAATATTGTATTCGTGTAAGTCACTTCATAATATTACCATGTGTGTCCcaatgtttaaatttgattGAAAATGCATTTGTCATTTGTTAACCCTTTTTACTAACAAATATCAGAATGGATTACATATGTTAAAAGTAAGgagcaaattatttttaagattaCTAGAGCTAAAGATGTAAGATCTAggcaattttaattaatgaataatataatctggaaaattatttataattcattttatttgaattGTTCATGATAAACTGATCCATTACATTATAAATCATCATTCTGTCCATTATTTTCCAATAAGATtaagatataaaatatttgaaaatgttgatagttgaaatttacatttatgggttcatatttacataatatttttggTAACTGTCTAATGCATTTATGTCCTTACTCTTGCTCTCATAGGATGTGCTAAATATGCCTGTAAGTTTATTGCATTTTTTGATGCtaatatgtttatttattaatattatatcaatgcttcaaaaaacaaatattcataGAACAATAGAGTCcatattcaatataaatttatacaatatttatatgtaaataaataggATCTCTCTTATTACTgtgcttttttcatttttgtgaatgttgcAAGAGTTTAATTGGTtgataaacatacaattataataattatacaattagaaCTAAAGAAAGGTAATGTATTTGCTAATAACTAAAATTGTGAAAACTTCAATTTAAATAGTATACtttgaaaaatatatgtatttagtCACAACTATGTGAGTTGTTATATTAAAAAACATAGAGTGTGTTGTCATTGAAATActaacaatttatattaacgTACATGTACTTCATACTATAGTAAAATATTTAGttacatttaatttatcatattttGTTACCACAGGATTTAATGGTTGGAGATGAAGCAAGTAAACTTCGTTCTATGTTGGAGATTAGTTATCCAATGCAAAATGGAATTGTTAGGTGTGTAtgtgaatgtaaaatttttatgcattttgatatattaaattattataaatacttcATAGAAACTGGGAAGACATGTGTCATGTATGGGATTATACATTTGGGAAGGAAAAGATGAATATTAATCCTAGAgagtgtaaaattttgttaacagaACCACCAATGAATCCTATCACGAACCGAGAAAAAATGATCGAGGTAACTTGCCATCGTAAACCGAAATTTTTCACATAGGAAATTTTCCTATTTGTGACTTTAAATCATGTGAAATAATTTTAGGtaatgtttgaaaaatatggtTTTGCTGGAACATATATTGCAATTCAGGCAGTACTTACACTATATGCTCAAGGGTTGATTAGCGGTGTTGTGGTAGATTCTGGTGATGGTGTCACTCATATTTGTCCTGTATTCGAAGAATATGCTTTACCTCATCTTACGCGACGGCTAGATATAGCTGGTCGAGATATtacaatgtatttaataaaacttttattgctACGCGGTTATGCGTTTAACCATTCTGCTGATTTTGAAACAGTTAGaatgttaaaagaaaaattatgttaTATTGGATATAATATTGAAACTGAAGAAAAATTAGCTCTTGAAACAACAGTTTTAGTAGAATCGTATACAGTAAGTATATGATTAATATATGATATAAAGTTGGATAATGTATGgcttaattaaatttctagaaAGTAATCTTCAAATCATTTTAGCTTCCTGATGGAAGAGTAATAAAAGTAGGTGGTGAAAGATTTGCAGCACCAGAGGCTTTATTTCAGCCCCATTTAATCAATGTTGAAGCTCAAGGAATTGCTGAATTAGTATTTAGTACTATTCAAGCAGCTGATATTGATATAAGAAGTGAATTATATAAACACATTGTTTTAAGTGGTGGTAGTACAATGTATCCAGGACTTCCATCTAGGCTTGAAAGAGAAATTAAACAACTCTATTTGCAGAGAGTATTAAAGAATGATACCtcaaaattaaatgtaattgtttAGATATAAACTTTAATagaactttacaatttttatataagttTAGACTACTGCTATTTACTGTTTAATATCTTTCCAGAAATTtaagataaaaattgaagattctCCCAGACGTAAAGATATGGTTTTCATGGGTGGTGCTGTGTTAGCAGAAATAACAAAAGATCGGGATTCTGTATGGATAACAAGAGAAGAATATGAGGAAAAGGGTCTTagtgtattaaaaaaattaggtTCTTATGAATCATAAGGAAAGAGTCATTGAATGATAGAAAAGAAATtcgcatttttttatatttaaaattatttgaaagttaGGTGCAGTGTTTATATTTGTGgtttctataaataatataattatttgtagtttctacaaataatttatattaaattatttcaagaaaACACAAGCAGCAAATATAATTAGAAAGTATGTAATGTAGtatcctaaaatttaaaaaatattaaaatttttttatcaaaattcatTCTATTAAAGTATAATAACATCGAACGGTACCGGACTCATAATactattaaatttgattaatatgcattgatttaaatttgtaactatTTCCGGAAATATTACGTACTTCATATTGGTATAGTTATTCTGATACACATAATACACTCTTAGACTATACACGTTGTAAATACATTTGTTACAAATGcttcttttttatgaaattaaaacttAACAAACATACATTACGAATTACGAATAATTGTATGTTCACTTTTTCCAGCttacaataatatttcaatttatgtgTTGTGCGTACAATCGTAAAACAGAAGTTTGTTAATATAATGGCtaaaattaaatagttaaatttgtaaatatcataattacattaaattttaatcttctatgaacaaatattttatcctTGAAAACATATGTAGAATTATTTGAAGTATTAACTGCAATTatagttataaaatttttaagtattatatCGTTTTTCAGTCAAATTAGTAACTCCAATAATTCTTGGAGAATACTTGCAATTTTGGCCATTACTATAATTTGTAACAACTAGTTTGTAAGAAAGCAGAAAAGCATTTATATACCTCTATATCCTCTTTTAGGTttcaaatgaataaaaatatctgGATTACTATTTGAATGTTAACATTTTCGACATATTTTAAGATATGTATAgggaattatatattatattgaaagGTCAACGATTGAtgtaactaaataaaaatagaggGTATGAGGTAACATTACATAtgatgtacatataaaatataagaaattttttaattttacttaagtGATTTGTAGAAATAAAGTTATTTCCTATGAAAACTTTTCCACTAATTTTAAAACCTTGTACATATTTAACAATTGTACagaaaaataagtattttttagTTACACCAATGAAGTCGAAATCCTTTAATTGAAGgtttataatactattataaataattgcacTAAAGAATATAGTTGTTATAGTATAATAAAGGAAAGGAAATTTGTTTTCAGTAATAAATACTATGTATTACAGCAAATCTACAACAGTCTTTATTATGTTTCTTGATTCGACCTTCATATCGTGTATCATGTACAcactttatatataaataaaaataacaatataatttgtattatacaGTTTCATGTTTAATTGAATATATAATGTAACAATAGATAAATGTGTATGTATTCAATTTGTTAAGATCTGTACAAGTGACTTATGACAGCATTCTGTATAACAATAAAGTAACAAGCTGTTATTCAAAGAAGTAAATACAATTTACAAACAGTGCTTTAGCGCGTGTGGTTCCATATTATAAAGTTTTTTTTGGAAGTGTATACAATAGTACTTTTATACACTTTAATAAATCACTTTCAATATAACActttgtatttttcttattaagttttctctttctctccccctccctctctcactctctctccctctctctccctctcactCTCTTCCTCtcgtattaaacaaataaaaaaaatagtatatAAAACACTTTCATTTATACCAAAAAAATTTTTGCATCCAATTTTTtgtttgatatattgatacatCAAACGCACGAAGTTGATTTGACGTAATAAATGAGGAATTGGATGGAAAATATGGAAGTTCTATTATTTACCTTTAGAACAAGATTGGTTTGTCCTTACATTGATCGATACAAAAACTAGTAAACCGCTTAAGGAACTTTGGATACTCCCTTTTATAAACAGCGCGTAAGACGGATGCTGGAGCCCATCCACCAGGATTTACTATGATtaacaaaatgttaaaaatacaagaaaaagaaaggataaattataatatagaataaaatactAACCAACAGAACAATATGTTATTTTGCACGTGacattttctctttttatttcatCACCATCTTTTGGAGGATCAATAAAGGTTTGGCATACGAGACAGACAGTCAGATACACCCTTACACATTTTCCTGTGTTTGGCTGTGAATGCATTAAAATGTATGAGTTTTTAGTAAAATAGAAGATTCATAGATATATATCAAACTAACCGGAGAATCGGGATGTTCTGTACTGTGATTACAAACTATCCACAAATCATGCGCATCAGGATCTTGATCATCAGAAACTCGACGCATATGTGACCAAAATAATGCATCTCTTTGATTTGCTGGCCAAATTCGTTTATGcgtttgtaaaaatattaaagtatcctttGAAATGTTCTCAACGACCGTCATATCTTCAAGTGTGGCTTCCCACCCTGTACGATATTCTGGACTAAAGAATATTTCGCAAACCTCGTGACCAGTAACCCCCTTTACAACGTGACAAGCTTTTAATGGATCTACTACTAAACCATCTGCTTCTTCTTCACGTCTATACATTCGCATATCACCATCTTCCGCAAATAATTGCCATCCACCTGCTCCTACTCCAAGTCGTGCATAATGTAACTGCTGCATTGTTATTTTCTCGATCTAAGAAGAAGTGCAATAGTTAATAAgcgttaaattgttaaaatttaaaaattcaactcaTTTTACACAGTAAACTAATTACTTCTGGCCAAAGTCTGTGCTTAGCTGCTGGCATAGTAGGTGTAGTTAAAATTGAAACTGATTTTTGTTTTAAACGATCTCTCAATTGATTTTCTTCGTCAATTTTATCTAAACCAGTTTCTACAGCATCATAAAATTCTTCATCACATAGAGCACTATGTGGACCTTCCTTAAATATTAAGATTTTCGTTTAAATATCcttctgaattaattttaaattatgatataataataatttacaaaatcaaaCCTCGTAATCTGGACCTCCATGAATAAGAACTCGAGGTCTTGGAGAATCACTTTGTTGCATTGCTAGTTGATCTTTTAAAGCTTTATTAAGTTCTTGTACTTTTCGCTTCTTTTCAACTTCTTTTTCCCATCTACGACGCCATGCATCTTCCCGTTGAACCATCAGCTCAACACAGTGTTGTAATGTTGTTAATACACCTTCACTCGTTGCTTTAAATGTTATTGCTTCACCTTTAAAATCCACTGACTGTACAGCTGGATTAAACATTGTCTCAACCTTATTCTCTGAaatgataattaatttataacataaaacAAGTGAATACAAGACAAATGAACATACATAGACAAAAGCTGTTATTTTATATACCTTTCATGGAAATATTTTTAGCATTTTCTGCACAATTATCAAAATACTTTTGCAGAGTATCAATTTGTTTGATCAAGATATCTCTAAAAGTTTCAAGCTCTGCTAATTTCTCTTTCAATCCTCTGATTCCACGTTTTGTAAAACTTCCGGCGCTTGTGATAGATTGTGTATTTGACACGAGTGAAATGGCACTACCATGTCGTTTTAAACTGTTTTCACTTCCATAACCAGATTCAGACTATACAGAACAAACACATGTAAGTTAATAAAACTAAAATAATGCTTGATACTTTTACAATAATGCTGTTATAATACCTTATAGGATTTTAACACATCGACCCAACGTTGTTTTTCTTCTGGGCTGTTTGCTCTCAAGTACCATACTAAACAGTCATTTACAGACACATCGAATCTACATTCATCAAATTCATGTGcctaataaaataaagaatgaaaaGCAACATCATGAATTCTCACTAATTTTAGTAAAGGAATAAGCATACATAAAACCAACTACTTTGCATTAATTCATACCTTAATATTAGCTTTATACAAACTTATAGAGCCTCGACATCCAAATCCACTGTCCTGTTCGGATTTGTAATAAGATAAAGTACCATCTTTGAGAACAATAAATCTAGTTTGCCAGCCATGTATATAATTTGTCCATTTGGATAGTGTACCCTGAAGTTCTGGAACTATAACTCCATCGGAACCTTCTTCATCTACATCATCAGCATCTATTTCTGCTTCCATACACTCGATATCCTCGTTGACAAGACGAATAGTTTCAATTTCATCGGCCATTCTTACGTGTAAATTTTGCTTTCAGAGTTAATTACTCTTAAGATAAAAACATACTcgttagaatatttttaaacttatccTGACGCGGGATTATGTATCGATAACTAATGTTAATCTGTTAGCAGACTAAAGATTGCGAAGTAATCGGACAATGATTATTTATGGAATATGTATCAGAACATGTTAACCGTTAATTATCATACATAACCTTATGCAAAACGTCTTATTAAATAAATCAGATATCAACAACTCGTCTTTTTGCCAAATAACAAGACTAACACTGGCAAATAGAAAATCAACAGTTCACTTAGGCAGTATTTCTATGAATGGATTTGTATTTCATCACCATTGTTGATTGGTTATTCTTCTATATTAAGCCTTCAAAACTTTTTATacatgttaataatttttacttatattaaacatttcaatattttgcaCATACGAACAATGATAAAACCGATAATAATGCAATTACGATgcaattttgtttctttttcctgTGATGAAATTGAGCGGAAATAAATCGAGTATCGAGTGAAAATATCGATAATTGTATCGAAAAGTGCATTGTGGTTTGAAACGTATTTAGAGACCGCCAAGTTCAGCAAATTGTTGAGAATACACGTGAAGAAGACATGGTTGGATCTACAGTATccgtaaaaataatgatatttgcggtattttttattctattttacgtGGCAGCAAATGCCTCAGTTCACAGGTTAAACGTTCCCAGAGTTTTATTACCTGTATTCAATGATTTTGCAGTAAATTTTACATTAGAAGTTACTGATGGTGCTTGTTATCAATggtaattattatttctttataacgttagaaatttattttactatttatatacatagtatttcaaattcaatatcattttttatagtataatttcgttaagatttatttatactgtttatttattatatgtttgAGCTATAATGATGTGAATATACAGTgcacatttatttaataataggtCAACGTCACGTTTAGatattattcaattaattcCTATAAATGAAAATGTTGAAAGAACTTGTTCTTCTGCTATTTTGATTCAAACAATAACCAGGGAATCTACTAGAAATACAGCAATAGTGTTAGCAGAAGATGTTAATACTGGACAATTTTTACGGTGCGATGTTATCGTTGAtgcaatattttcattaaatcttGTTACAACTACGAGGGAGTTATACATAGAAGAAGCACCAGAAGCATTTGAAGTACGAGCATATGATGAACAAGGTACAGACTATGTACATACATAGTTTATTTATACACACACGTTAATTATTAGTAAattcttattataatatattttgaaaggAAACGAATTCACAACTCTTGCTGGAGTAGAATTTCTCTGGAACATAGAAATTGCTGACAAGCACAGAACagatactaaaataccaaacgATGTTTTAAGATTTATAACTTACGAAGAGTCACAATATGAAACTCCACAAACAATTGCTGCTTTAGATGCACTTGGCAAAAAAGGACATATCGTGTTATTAGAAGGAAGAAAAACTGGTACAGCAAAGGTATTAATACATGAGATGcaagtaatatattttttgagtataagttattttataaaaagtaaaatgttttatttcattGTAGGTTTCTGTAAAATTACCTTATCCAGAATACAAACATGTACCACCAATAGAAGTTGAATTAATTGTAATAGCTAACTTAATTATCATTCCATCAGACATAACAATAATGTTACATGAtagttttaaatataaaataatgcaaGTGAGTGTATTAGTATTGTATATGCACACTATATATCTTAAATGTTAACAgtaactattttattaatataccaattgaataatttattaatatatttacaggCTCGTCAAGGTCGTTTAGAAGAAATAAGTTTACCATCTAGCCAATACTATTTAGAAGCAGAAAATCCaaacattttagaaattgataACGATCATGATTGCGCATATGCTATATCTTTCGGTCGTACTAAAGTATTTTTGCATGATAAAAATGTTCGCGATGAATATCCTGTTATTTTACCGTCTGCTTCGGTTAACGTGAATGATGTATCTCACATAAATCTTGCCGTTTTGCCTAATAGAAATTGGGGTTTGATACTTGGTCATACCCATGAAATTATAGTTGAATTATATGATAGTAAAGATCATAAATTTTACATTGGTGAAGGTGTTGAAGTAATAGTAAAATTAgacgaaaattattttgaaccAAAATTAATAACACAAAATGGTACTTACATCGCTGGTGTGCCCATTGCATGTGGGACAATGACTGTTGAGGCCACTCTTCAGGGTATAATtgataaaaatggtaaaaagaTTTCTTTTGAATCACACCCTACTACAAGGACTGAACTTTTGATTCATACTCCAGTTACAATTCAACCTAAAGTATTAGCTGTTCCATGGGATTTTAAATCTAAATCACGGTAAGTTATTGCTTCTGATAAATTagagtttattttattaatgtaataattataacagtgcAATATTGTTATGAAAGGTATGATATAGTGTTGAAAGCAAGTGGAGGAGATGGATCATATGTGTGGTCAAGCAGACATCCGTCCATAGCAACAGTTTCCCAAAATGGAGGAGTACGAATTTTGGCAGCAGGTACAACAGAAATAAGCGTTGCAATGACGAGAAATCAGTATAATAAGGATACTACAAGGGTATATGTGTTACCACCTTCGAAGTTAAAAGTCATAGAATATAGTATGGAAGCAGCTGTAGGAGAGCCAATTTATCTCCACATTGCATTATATGGGAAATTAGTTAACGAAACCGATTCTAAAGAAATTCCTTTTAACGATTGTAGAGATACTAGTTTTGAAACGTACATTCCAGATGGTAATTTTAAACAgaacgatagtatgattatagAACCTGTTGGAATTGCATGTGCTGTTGTAGCAGTTTCTAGTATAGATGTTGGAACATCTGAAGTAACTGTAGTCTATAACGCTAATGGTCACTATTTAACTGATAACGTCACTGTATCCGCCTATGAACCATTAATAGCAGTACACCCCAGTAGTAAGGAAAGTTTATTGGCAGTTGGATCTTCGAGAAGAATAGTGTTTAAAGGTGGACCTCCTCCACGAAATAGCAAACCTCACAGTTATTCACGAAGTATTGAAGTATCTGAAAAAAAAATTGCCGAAGTGATAGAACATGAAAATTCACCAACAGCATTGTATGATTTATCTGTTTTTGAAGTAATGTGTAAAGCACTCGGCGAAGTAACTTTAAGATACACAATTTCGAATATTCCTTTGTTGCCAAATTGTAAAAGTACACATGCAACTGAAACAGTGCGAATTATTTGTGGTAAAC
Coding sequences within:
- the purple gene encoding 6-pyruvoyl tetrahydrobiopterin synthase purple; its protein translation is MARPIAYLTRKEVISSCHRLHNNNLSDEENKNTYGKCNNYWGHGHNYTVEVTVCGPVDPVTGMVMNLSHLKLYMKKVLMDQLDHKNLDKDVPYFKNVVSTTENVAIYIYNELKKVMPCPELLYEVKIYETDKNIVVYKGEKES
- the Arp2 gene encoding actin-related protein 2 isoform X2, whose product is MDSKGRKIIVCDNGTGFVKCGYAGANFPAHIFPSIVGRPIIRAVNKIGDIDVKDVLNMPDLMVGDEASKLRSMLEISYPMQNGIVRNWEDMCHVWDYTFGKEKMNINPRECKILLTEPPMNPITNREKMIEVMFEKYGFAGTYIAIQAVLTLYAQGLISGVVVDSGDGVTHICPVFEEYALPHLTRRLDIAGRDITMYLIKLLLLRGYAFNHSADFETVRMLKEKLCYIGYNIETEEKLALETTVLVESYTLPDGRVIKVGGERFAAPEALFQPHLINVEAQGIAELVFSTIQAADIDIRSELYKHIVLSGGSTMYPGLPSRLEREIKQLYLQRVLKNDTSKLNKFKIKIEDSPRRKDMVFMGGAVLAEITKDRDSVWITREEYEEKGLSVLKKLGSYES
- the Arp2 gene encoding actin-related protein 2 isoform X3 — encoded protein: MDSKGRKIIVCDNGTGFVKCGYAGANFPAHIFPSIVGRPIIRAVNKIGDIDVKDLMVGDEASKLRSMLEISYPMQNGIVRNWEDMCHVWDYTFGKEKMNINPRECKILLTEPPMNPITNREKMIEVMFEKYGFAGTYIAIQAVLTLYAQGLISGVVVDSGDGVTHICPVFEEYALPHLTRRLDIAGRDITMYLIKLLLLRGYAFNHSADFETVRMLKEKLCYIGYNIETEEKLALETTVLVESYTLPDGRVIKVGGERFAAPEALFQPHLINVEAQGIAELVFSTIQAADIDIRSELYKHIVLSGGSTMYPGLPSRLEREIKQLYLQRVLKNDTSKLNKFKIKIEDSPRRKDMVFMGGAVLAEITKDRDSVWITREEYEEKGLSVLKKLGSYES
- the bwa gene encoding alkaline ceramidase, which translates into the protein MWKPFEAGSSPVDWCERNYSISSSIAEFMNTLSNVVFLLLPPVLMHLFRDYARFVNPGIHIIWFLLMIVGLSSAYFHATLSLIGQLLDELAILWVYMAGFCMFFPRRYFPNILHNDRKLFAICATLPTLIATGLSLIHPAINAFALMTLGIPAFGFMVIELKRTKSMRVYRLGLRCGAVWLLAVVCWLNDRLFCDTWLNLNFPYLHALWHLFIFIASYTATVLFAYFSVKEEKPQQSPVLKYWPKDDFELGIPYVTIKSYIKLDVNTNI
- the Arp2 gene encoding actin-related protein 2 isoform X1 produces the protein MDSKGRKIIVCDNGTGFVKCGYAGANFPAHIFPSIVGRPIIRAVNKIGDIDVKQEYCIRDLMVGDEASKLRSMLEISYPMQNGIVRNWEDMCHVWDYTFGKEKMNINPRECKILLTEPPMNPITNREKMIEVMFEKYGFAGTYIAIQAVLTLYAQGLISGVVVDSGDGVTHICPVFEEYALPHLTRRLDIAGRDITMYLIKLLLLRGYAFNHSADFETVRMLKEKLCYIGYNIETEEKLALETTVLVESYTLPDGRVIKVGGERFAAPEALFQPHLINVEAQGIAELVFSTIQAADIDIRSELYKHIVLSGGSTMYPGLPSRLEREIKQLYLQRVLKNDTSKLNKFKIKIEDSPRRKDMVFMGGAVLAEITKDRDSVWITREEYEEKGLSVLKKLGSYES